Proteins encoded by one window of Flavobacterium sp. N502540:
- the rsgA gene encoding ribosome small subunit-dependent GTPase A has protein sequence MTGIVYKSTGSWYTVKSEKGDFIECRMKGKFRMKGIKSTNPIAVGDIVDYELEQTSDAVTGTIFNIHERKNYIVRKSVNLSKQIHIIASNIDQVFLLITINNPPTTTSFIDRFLVTAEAYGIEAVLIFNKIDTLDENTLDEQLYLQHIYQEIGYKCLRISSTENKGVDKLKEMMVGKVSMFSGHSGVGKSTLVNAMEPSLHLKTTVISEQSKQGQHTTTFAEMYDLSFNAQIIDTPGIKGFGIVDMEPSEISGYFPEFFRLKDQCKFNNCLHKEEPHCAIKAALEKDEIAWSRYNSYLKILEGDEEHYRTDTYGDDRAASDETRK, from the coding sequence ATGACAGGAATCGTATATAAATCTACAGGAAGTTGGTACACCGTAAAATCAGAAAAAGGTGATTTTATAGAATGCCGTATGAAAGGGAAGTTTAGGATGAAGGGGATTAAAAGTACTAATCCAATTGCTGTAGGTGATATTGTTGATTATGAATTAGAGCAAACTTCAGATGCGGTAACCGGAACGATTTTTAATATTCACGAAAGAAAAAACTATATCGTTCGTAAATCGGTTAATTTATCCAAACAGATTCATATTATTGCTTCTAATATTGATCAGGTTTTTTTATTGATTACCATTAATAATCCGCCAACAACAACGAGTTTCATAGATCGTTTTCTAGTTACGGCCGAAGCGTATGGAATTGAAGCTGTTTTGATTTTTAATAAAATCGATACTTTGGATGAAAATACTTTGGACGAACAGCTTTATCTGCAGCACATTTATCAGGAAATAGGATATAAGTGCCTGCGTATTTCTTCGACAGAGAATAAAGGAGTGGATAAGCTTAAAGAAATGATGGTGGGTAAAGTAAGTATGTTTTCCGGACATTCCGGTGTTGGAAAATCAACATTGGTTAATGCGATGGAACCAAGTTTGCATCTTAAAACTACTGTAATTTCAGAACAAAGCAAACAAGGACAGCACACCACTACTTTTGCCGAAATGTACGATCTGTCTTTTAATGCACAGATTATCGATACTCCGGGAATAAAAGGTTTTGGAATTGTTGATATGGAACCTTCAGAAATAAGCGGTTATTTTCCGGAATTCTTCCGATTAAAAGATCAATGCAAGTTTAACAATTGTTTGCATAAAGAAGAACCACACTGTGCCATTAAAGCCGCTTTAGAAAAAGACGAAATTGCCTGGTCCCGTTATAACAGTTACCTCAAGATCTTGGAAGGAGACGAAGAGCATTACCGTACGGATACTTATGGTGATGATCGTGCAGCGAGTGATGAAACGAGAAAATAA
- the dtd gene encoding D-aminoacyl-tRNA deacylase, with the protein MRIVLQRVSEASVTVDQKKVADIQKGILVLVGIEEADTQEDIDWLVGKIIKMRIFGDENDVMNCSIQDIDGDIIVVSQFTLHASTKKGNRPSYIKAAKPDFAIPMYENFLKSLEKEFNKKIQAGIFGADMKVNLVNDGPVTILMDSKNRD; encoded by the coding sequence ATGAGAATAGTACTGCAAAGAGTTTCAGAAGCATCCGTAACAGTCGATCAGAAAAAAGTTGCAGATATTCAGAAAGGTATATTGGTTTTAGTTGGAATAGAAGAAGCCGATACGCAGGAAGATATTGACTGGCTGGTGGGTAAGATCATCAAAATGAGAATTTTTGGAGATGAAAATGACGTTATGAACTGTTCAATTCAGGACATCGACGGAGATATTATCGTAGTGAGTCAGTTTACACTTCATGCTTCTACCAAAAAAGGAAATCGTCCCTCGTATATAAAAGCAGCAAAGCCTGATTTTGCAATACCGATGTATGAGAATTTTCTAAAATCCTTAGAAAAGGAATTCAATAAAAAAATACAGGCAGGAATCTTTGGTGCCGATATGAAAGTTAACCTTGTAAATGACGGGCCGGTAACTATTTTAATGGACAGTAAAAACAGAGATTAA